A window from Catalinimonas alkaloidigena encodes these proteins:
- a CDS encoding glycosyltransferase family 2 protein encodes MLTLHYIFWISVFIIVYTYLGYGLVAYGMVRLKRLRLGKKTVSPAAELPDVTLVVPAYNEMSCLAEKLENSFQLDYPKGKLHFLFVAEGSTDGTQEYLRSIPEIEVVSGSTRRGKIEAINQAMQRVKTPLVVFSDTNTSLNPDAIRNLVRHYEDPSVGGVAGEKRVQASAEDNAAGAGEGLYWKYESFLKRIDSELQTVVGAAGELFSMRTHLYQPVESDTILDDFIISLRLTGQGYQVVYEPEAYALEKPSFSVAEEMKRKIRISAGGFQSIRRLSHLLNPFRYGLLTFQYVSHRVLRWAVVPFCLIVALVTNFLLAPAVPLYQVLLVAQLAFYTCALVGYLLEQKRLRIKLLFVPFYFSFMNWCVMLGLVRYMKGQQSGIWEKARRAA; translated from the coding sequence ATGCTTACGCTGCACTACATTTTCTGGATTTCCGTTTTCATCATCGTGTACACTTACCTCGGCTACGGTCTCGTCGCTTATGGCATGGTGCGCCTCAAACGCCTGCGGCTTGGTAAAAAAACGGTGTCGCCAGCGGCCGAACTGCCCGACGTTACGCTGGTCGTCCCGGCCTACAACGAGATGAGTTGCCTGGCCGAAAAGCTGGAAAATTCGTTTCAGCTCGATTACCCAAAAGGAAAGCTGCATTTCCTGTTCGTGGCCGAAGGGTCGACCGATGGCACGCAGGAGTATCTCCGTAGCATTCCGGAGATCGAGGTGGTGAGCGGCAGCACGCGCCGGGGCAAAATCGAGGCGATCAACCAGGCCATGCAGCGGGTAAAGACCCCGCTGGTCGTTTTTTCTGATACCAACACGTCGCTCAACCCCGACGCCATACGCAACCTCGTTCGCCATTACGAGGACCCTAGCGTGGGGGGCGTGGCCGGAGAGAAACGGGTGCAGGCCAGTGCCGAAGACAATGCCGCCGGGGCGGGCGAAGGGTTGTACTGGAAATACGAATCGTTTCTGAAGCGCATCGATTCCGAACTACAAACGGTGGTAGGCGCGGCGGGCGAACTGTTTTCCATGCGCACGCACCTGTACCAACCGGTGGAATCGGACACCATTCTCGATGATTTCATCATCTCTCTGCGGCTGACGGGGCAAGGTTACCAGGTCGTCTACGAACCGGAGGCCTATGCACTAGAGAAGCCTTCTTTCTCAGTAGCAGAAGAGATGAAACGTAAAATCCGAATCAGCGCGGGTGGGTTTCAGTCCATCCGACGGCTGTCGCACCTGCTCAATCCGTTCCGGTACGGTCTGCTCACGTTTCAGTACGTGTCGCACCGGGTGCTGCGGTGGGCGGTGGTGCCGTTCTGCCTGATCGTGGCTTTGGTTACCAATTTCTTACTTGCACCCGCCGTCCCCCTCTACCAAGTGCTTCTGGTCGCGCAACTGGCATTCTACACCTGCGCGCTGGTCGGGTACCTGCTGGAGCAGAAGCGGTTACGCATCAAACTTCTGTTCGTGCCCTTCTATTTCAGCTTCATGAACTGGTGCGTTATGTTGGGGCTGGTCCGCTACATGAAAGGCCAGCAATCGGGCATCTGGGAGAAAGCCCGGCGGGCGGCGTGA
- a CDS encoding glycosyltransferase family 2 protein, with protein sequence MDLSIIIVNWNTKALLHDCLRSLYSDIQHHSFEVIVVDNHSSDGSPDMVREDFPQVVLVANEDNRGFAAANNQALRRAKGDHLLLLNPDTKVIDGAIDRMLAFSQAHPTAGIITCKLFNGDGSLQKSVNTFYGFWKSFVENRFVIGLLQRFHMQKRFFMSYWDHQQTIEIDWAHGAVMLFSREVFDKVGLLDEQFYIYAEEMDYFLRVSKAGFQSWFVADAHIIHYGQSSSRQRRSAMFIQNYKSFYLFLKKHYGLASYRLYRTRAIFYMLLWYLNFSFVRSEEAGVQRKIYWETLRWHFTKDSAIA encoded by the coding sequence ATGGATCTATCGATTATCATCGTCAACTGGAACACCAAAGCCTTACTACACGACTGCCTCCGTTCGCTCTACAGCGACATCCAACACCATTCGTTCGAAGTGATTGTGGTGGACAACCACTCGTCCGACGGCTCGCCCGACATGGTCCGCGAAGATTTCCCCCAAGTGGTGCTTGTCGCCAACGAAGACAACCGGGGATTTGCCGCGGCCAACAACCAGGCCCTGCGCCGGGCGAAAGGCGACCATCTGCTACTGCTGAATCCCGATACGAAGGTGATCGACGGAGCCATTGACCGGATGCTGGCATTTTCGCAGGCGCATCCCACGGCCGGGATCATTACCTGCAAGCTGTTCAACGGCGACGGCTCGTTGCAAAAGTCGGTGAATACGTTTTACGGTTTCTGGAAGTCGTTCGTCGAGAACCGTTTCGTGATCGGGCTGTTGCAGCGGTTCCACATGCAGAAGCGCTTTTTCATGAGCTACTGGGACCACCAGCAGACCATCGAAATCGACTGGGCCCACGGAGCGGTGATGCTGTTTTCGCGGGAAGTGTTCGACAAGGTCGGGTTACTCGACGAGCAGTTTTACATCTACGCCGAAGAGATGGACTACTTTCTGCGGGTCAGCAAGGCGGGTTTTCAATCCTGGTTCGTCGCCGATGCCCACATCATCCACTACGGTCAGTCGAGCTCGCGCCAGCGCCGGTCCGCCATGTTCATCCAGAATTACAAAAGCTTCTACTTATTCCTGAAGAAACACTACGGGCTCGCGTCGTACCGGCTCTACCGCACCCGCGCCATCTTCTACATGCTGCTCTGGTACCTGAATTTTTCGTTTGTGCGCAGCGAAGAGGCAGGCGTACAACGCAAGATCTATTGGGAAACCCTGCGCTGGCATTTTACGAAAGACTCCGCCATCGCCTGA